One genomic region from Arcobacter sp. LA11 encodes:
- a CDS encoding CheR family methyltransferase, with translation MGKNKFWIGIGASAGGLDAIKDFLKHLEFEDSIYIIAQHLDPSHPTILKELLEKVTSFPIYMVEEDIKPEKGSIYIIAPGHNATIEKEHIILSPAAIIGPKPSVNDLFCSMADEIKEFCIGIILSGTGSDGAVGISAIKAAGGITIAQDNQSAKYSGMPRSAMDTGFVDLVLSPKEIASELPKLIYSSKENIKRVTEPKVRTNLEKIFQAIFDQTSYDFSGYKLKTIQRRIQRRMVVNKFVTLDDYVELLSNSSNEVEALFKDLLISVTDFFRDKEAFDDLKVIVDNMIDKRDHTEPIRVWVAGCANGAEAYSMAILFEEANRKLNKQIPFQIFATDIDDYALNLGRKAVYSSSQTKEIKPNILKRYFQENDASSYMINKTLRDHVVFAKQNMITDPPFSHIDLVSCRNVLIYFNNETQKKIFQTFHYSLKPDCFLFLGKSESASNTSPELFEVSTKKSQLFKRRKTELSFNLEYTKGAKKLVHNQKISSLQSKVKINEDISLKDKMNQVINEKLMPASIVINSMGEMLHINGNLNPYLTFPEGRLELNILNMAKGDLKIDIRSLLQQAKRDGRASSQALFHETKNKNTMLYIAIEKIHPDINDELFVLAFFELQLSYESSLPVNYQSIDDLSKDKLKQEIEIFRERLQSSIQDLETSNEELQSTNEELQSANEEMQSANEELQTANEELQSTNEELSTVNEELEVKSFELGKVNNDLTAMLSSIDDNILFVDNRLRLQRYTNKAGKLFELLHDDIGQVITSFSFSMDIPNLRAELINVIEMERECIINLRNKSLQHDLRIVPYKFDNREVVGAILFFEKIKNKTEISNKQHENFMNVLGKYTKYPMVCVNIAMEFVHVNFLAEELFGYSNEEFTHMSFEELFLNMTHNQIENTIFKNDIIDSDGWSSITIVTKEKEKKVVRFKYENCPDQLYTDRVIFFKFA, from the coding sequence ATGGGGAAGAATAAGTTTTGGATCGGTATTGGTGCTTCTGCAGGTGGACTTGATGCAATAAAAGATTTTTTAAAACACTTAGAGTTTGAAGATAGTATTTATATAATAGCTCAACATCTTGACCCTTCACATCCTACAATTCTAAAAGAACTATTAGAAAAAGTTACATCTTTCCCAATATATATGGTTGAAGAAGATATAAAACCTGAAAAAGGTTCAATATATATTATAGCTCCAGGGCATAATGCAACAATTGAGAAAGAACATATTATTTTATCTCCAGCAGCAATAATTGGACCTAAACCATCGGTAAATGACCTTTTTTGTTCTATGGCAGATGAAATAAAAGAGTTCTGTATTGGTATTATCTTATCAGGAACAGGTAGTGATGGTGCAGTTGGAATAAGTGCAATAAAAGCTGCAGGAGGAATAACAATAGCACAAGATAATCAAAGTGCAAAGTATTCTGGTATGCCAAGGTCTGCAATGGATACTGGGTTTGTAGATTTAGTACTATCACCAAAAGAAATAGCTAGCGAATTACCTAAACTTATATATTCAAGTAAAGAGAATATTAAAAGAGTTACAGAACCAAAAGTTAGAACAAATTTGGAAAAAATCTTTCAAGCAATTTTTGATCAAACTTCATATGACTTTAGTGGTTACAAACTAAAAACTATACAAAGAAGAATACAAAGAAGAATGGTTGTAAATAAGTTTGTTACCTTGGATGACTATGTTGAACTCTTATCAAACTCTTCAAATGAAGTAGAAGCACTTTTTAAAGACCTTCTTATTTCAGTAACTGACTTTTTTAGAGATAAAGAAGCTTTTGATGATTTAAAAGTTATTGTTGATAATATGATTGATAAAAGAGACCATACTGAACCTATTAGAGTTTGGGTTGCAGGTTGTGCAAATGGAGCAGAAGCATACTCTATGGCAATACTTTTTGAAGAAGCAAATAGAAAATTAAATAAACAAATTCCTTTTCAAATTTTTGCAACAGATATTGACGATTATGCTTTAAATTTAGGAAGAAAAGCTGTTTATTCTAGTTCTCAAACAAAAGAGATTAAACCAAATATATTAAAGCGCTATTTTCAAGAAAATGATGCAAGTTCATATATGATAAATAAAACATTACGAGATCATGTTGTATTTGCAAAACAAAATATGATTACTGATCCTCCTTTTTCACATATTGACTTAGTTAGTTGTAGAAATGTTTTAATCTATTTTAATAATGAAACACAAAAAAAGATATTTCAAACATTTCATTATTCACTAAAACCAGATTGTTTCCTTTTTTTAGGAAAATCAGAATCAGCTTCAAATACTTCACCTGAACTTTTTGAAGTTTCAACAAAAAAATCACAACTATTTAAAAGAAGAAAAACCGAATTATCATTTAATTTAGAATATACAAAAGGTGCTAAAAAATTAGTGCATAATCAAAAAATCTCAAGTTTACAATCCAAAGTAAAAATAAATGAAGACATATCTTTAAAAGATAAAATGAATCAAGTTATAAACGAAAAACTTATGCCAGCTTCAATTGTTATAAATTCAATGGGAGAGATGCTTCATATAAATGGAAATTTAAATCCATATTTAACATTTCCAGAAGGAAGATTAGAATTAAATATATTAAATATGGCAAAAGGTGATTTAAAAATAGATATAAGATCCCTTTTACAACAGGCAAAAAGAGATGGAAGAGCAAGTTCACAAGCTCTATTTCATGAAACAAAAAATAAAAATACAATGCTTTATATAGCTATAGAAAAAATCCATCCAGATATAAATGATGAGCTATTTGTTCTTGCATTTTTTGAATTGCAATTATCTTATGAAAGTTCTCTTCCTGTTAATTATCAATCTATTGATGATTTAAGTAAAGATAAATTAAAACAAGAAATTGAGATTTTTAGAGAAAGACTACAAAGTTCTATTCAAGATTTAGAAACAAGCAACGAAGAATTACAATCTACAAATGAAGAATTGCAATCTGCGAATGAAGAGATGCAATCTGCAAATGAAGAATTACAAACTGCAAATGAAGAACTTCAATCTACAAATGAAGAGCTTTCAACAGTAAATGAAGAGTTAGAGGTAAAATCATTTGAATTAGGAAAAGTAAATAACGATCTTACAGCTATGTTAAGTTCAATAGATGACAATATACTTTTTGTAGATAATCGCCTAAGACTTCAAAGGTATACAAATAAAGCAGGTAAACTTTTTGAACTATTACATGATGATATAGGACAAGTAATTACATCTTTTAGCTTTAGTATGGATATTCCAAATTTAAGAGCAGAACTGATAAATGTAATTGAAATGGAAAGAGAATGCATAATAAATTTAAGAAACAAAAGTTTGCAACACGATTTAAGAATTGTTCCTTATAAATTTGATAATAGAGAAGTTGTTGGAGCTATTCTATTTTTTGAAAAAATAAAAAATAAAACTGAAATATCTAATAAACAACACGAAAACTTTATGAACGTACTTGGAAAGTATACAAAATACCCTATGGTTTGTGTTAATATAGCAATGGAATTTGTTCATGTAAACTTTTTAGCAGAAGAACTTTTTGGTTATTCTAATGAAGAATTTACGCATATGAGTTTCGAAGAACTTTTTTTAAATATGACTCATAACCAAATAGAAAATACTATTTTTAAAAATGATATAATTGATAGTGACGGTTGGAGTAGTATTACTATAGTAACTAAAGAAAAAGAGAAAAAAGTTGTAAGATTCAAATATGAGAATTGTCCAGACCAACTCTATACAGATAGAGTTATATTTTTTAAATTTGCTTAA
- a CDS encoding biliverdin-producing heme oxygenase: MKIGLKSHLKNTTKPLHDWLEFSTIFNEIKDNNLTKERYIFLLIKLYQFIKILEPKIKSFEKQFQENGLLDIKERLEKQLWLEEDLKSFDISLDTNNEKLEFNTLNNLDSIAGALYVLEGSTMGGLQIVKIMTTNFDKDIPLRYYKSYNENTMPMWMSYSNWLDNTNINEYEATLGASEVFIALKKHIDS, from the coding sequence ATGAAAATAGGATTAAAAAGTCATTTAAAAAATACTACTAAGCCTCTACATGACTGGCTTGAGTTTTCAACAATTTTTAATGAAATTAAAGATAATAATTTAACTAAAGAACGATATATTTTTTTATTAATAAAATTATATCAATTTATAAAAATACTTGAACCAAAAATAAAATCTTTTGAAAAACAATTTCAAGAAAATGGTTTATTAGATATAAAAGAGCGACTAGAGAAACAATTATGGCTTGAAGAAGATTTAAAATCTTTCGATATTTCATTAGATACAAATAATGAAAAATTAGAATTTAATACACTTAACAATCTTGATTCAATAGCAGGGGCACTATATGTACTTGAGGGTTCTACTATGGGTGGATTACAAATAGTAAAAATCATGACTACAAATTTTGATAAAGATATTCCTTTAAGATATTATAAAAGTTACAATGAAAATACCATGCCTATGTGGATGAGTTATTCAAATTGGCTTGATAATACAAATATAAATGAATATGAGGCGACATTAGGAGCAAGTGAAGTTTTCATTGCTTTAAAAAAACATATAGACTCATAG
- a CDS encoding EAL domain-containing protein encodes MDDIEIKAYQEQISNLNRLVVELQRDLYNQKQNIEILENDIIDLDNQMYKDYRFFFEQSPNILIILDQFGKIKNLNESALSFLSKKKYIILESSFRSFLDQIVFSEYTTQFRNFIKDEKRQSIMFYFLQLKNKTSFTLTLKKLHDKKTDQSRLIIGVIHPYDESDSQNSNYLSHIVIDQLKDGVIITNEKAEILKVNNAFTEITGYSTSEALGQTPRLLKSGRHSMDFYKKIWYDIEHHGWWSGEIWNKRKNGEVFPEWLQVNRVIEPVTKRIFFTSIFSDISERKKHQLELDRLAHYDTLTGLVNRHFLQISLSNLLEKSEKKNSKNGILFLDLDHFKQINDIYGHHEGDLLLQEAAQRILATVRTNDIVARVGGDEFIIVLSRIQSEEFVSKIGNSLVKELRKPFFINNNEHIIGASIGIAISPLHGTQIGELMSRADSAMYRAKKSGRNQVSVFRPEDEKFIKEKDTFKNILLKTINNPLKRKLEVYYQPIINIEDSSLYSLEALLRIEDENGNFVNPEEIISIAESEGLITELGEIIFEEICKFYSQNIKNNYKIVPIAINISILQLIKETFIESYNDIALKYDLDINNFNFEITETSAMENLENLQSTINNLCNLGSKIYLDDFGTGYASLSQLHNLPVNVVKIDKSFTFRIDEDQQARNMVKSMIYMAHGINCKVVIEGVETKKSFEWLKSIEADYVQGYYFSKPLKVEEIREKFLLK; translated from the coding sequence ATGGATGATATTGAGATTAAAGCTTATCAAGAACAAATATCTAATCTCAATCGTCTTGTAGTTGAATTACAAAGAGATCTTTATAATCAAAAACAAAATATTGAAATTCTTGAAAATGATATTATTGATTTAGATAATCAAATGTATAAAGATTATAGATTCTTTTTTGAACAATCTCCAAATATCTTAATTATATTAGACCAATTTGGAAAAATAAAAAATCTAAATGAATCTGCACTTAGCTTTTTATCTAAAAAAAAATATATAATCCTTGAAAGTTCTTTTAGAAGTTTTTTAGATCAAATTGTATTTAGTGAATATACAACACAATTTAGGAACTTTATAAAAGATGAAAAACGACAGTCTATTATGTTCTATTTTTTACAATTGAAGAATAAAACTTCATTTACTTTAACTCTAAAAAAACTTCATGATAAAAAAACAGACCAAAGTAGACTTATTATTGGGGTGATACATCCTTACGATGAAAGTGATTCACAAAATTCAAACTATCTATCTCATATCGTAATTGATCAACTTAAAGATGGAGTTATCATCACAAATGAGAAAGCAGAGATTCTAAAAGTAAATAATGCCTTTACAGAAATAACAGGATATTCAACATCAGAAGCTTTAGGACAAACACCAAGGTTATTAAAATCAGGTAGACACTCTATGGATTTTTATAAAAAAATTTGGTATGACATTGAACATCATGGATGGTGGTCAGGAGAGATATGGAATAAAAGAAAAAATGGCGAAGTTTTTCCAGAATGGCTACAAGTAAATAGAGTAATCGAACCCGTTACAAAAAGAATTTTTTTCACATCAATTTTTTCAGATATTAGTGAAAGAAAAAAACATCAATTAGAATTAGATAGATTAGCTCATTATGATACGTTAACAGGTCTTGTAAATAGACACTTTTTACAAATTTCTCTTTCAAATTTACTTGAAAAATCTGAGAAAAAAAATAGTAAAAATGGTATTCTTTTTCTAGATCTAGACCATTTTAAACAAATCAACGATATTTATGGACATCATGAAGGAGACTTATTATTACAAGAAGCTGCACAAAGAATCTTAGCAACAGTAAGAACAAATGATATTGTTGCAAGAGTTGGAGGAGATGAATTTATTATTGTACTTTCAAGAATCCAAAGTGAAGAATTTGTATCTAAAATAGGAAACTCTTTAGTTAAGGAACTTAGAAAACCATTTTTTATTAATAACAATGAACATATAATTGGGGCATCTATTGGAATAGCTATTTCTCCTTTACATGGTACACAAATTGGTGAATTAATGAGTAGAGCAGATTCAGCTATGTATAGAGCAAAGAAAAGTGGAAGAAATCAAGTATCTGTATTTAGACCAGAAGATGAAAAATTCATAAAAGAAAAAGACACTTTCAAAAATATTCTTTTAAAAACGATTAATAACCCGTTAAAAAGGAAACTAGAAGTATATTATCAACCTATTATAAATATTGAAGATAGCTCATTATACTCTTTAGAAGCACTATTAAGAATTGAAGATGAAAATGGTAATTTTGTCAATCCTGAAGAAATTATATCAATAGCAGAATCAGAAGGCTTAATAACTGAACTTGGAGAAATTATATTTGAAGAAATCTGTAAGTTTTATAGTCAAAATATAAAAAACAATTATAAAATAGTTCCTATAGCTATAAATATATCAATTTTACAACTTATAAAAGAGACTTTTATAGAATCATACAATGATATTGCTCTAAAATATGATTTAGATATCAATAATTTTAACTTTGAAATTACAGAAACAAGTGCTATGGAAAACCTTGAAAATCTTCAATCAACAATCAATAACCTTTGTAACCTTGGTTCAAAAATATATCTAGATGATTTTGGTACAGGCTATGCTTCTTTATCACAACTACACAATCTTCCAGTAAATGTAGTTAAGATTGATAAATCTTTTACCTTTAGAATAGATGAAGATCAACAAGCAAGAAATATGGTAAAGTCTATGATTTATATGGCACATGGTATTAACTGTAAAGTTGTTATAGAAGGTGTTGAAACTAAAAAAAGCTTTGAATGGTTAAAAAGTATAGAGGCTGACTATGTTCAAGGGTATTATTTTTCTAAACCTTTAAAAGTAGAAGAAATCAGAGAAAAATTTCTTCTAAAATAA
- a CDS encoding GAF domain-containing protein — MNNKELDKLLQTCEQEQLHLSGMIQPFGSIIVINENNLIITHVAENINEFINFSVDELLGKRIETLLPNWMNYFKLLDEKLDHPYVYQKIKDENIYLKISKTDDNFIVDIQKISQKAKEKVLNRDMNELYITPDSEESYKDYLQTYMQMVSETINFDRIMLYQFQDDWSGKVVAEKILSNSYGSYLDLRFPASDIPKIARELYVLNPSRIIADTKAKNVDIIALPKNIPDLTYSDTRSVSPVHIEYLKNMGVESSFSIPIIISNKLWGLLACHNFKKKLLDPITKNAAIEETKLFSLGIQNYLAKEKLNYIDLIEHKVNDIADLIINKGLIEDEIMKNQNRFLNLISSDGFILVIDNHITSFGNLPDNNSFIYLDNTFMSNTEISLVSNSISNELFEDNHYLGPAGVLGIKLRINNHDVRSYWFRNEFIEELHWAGNPNKPVIENAGALQLSPRRSFEEFIEIKRGFSKKFTTLEISAGLKFANTFFRYLVKEK; from the coding sequence ATGAACAATAAAGAACTTGATAAACTATTACAAACCTGCGAACAAGAACAATTACATCTTTCAGGAATGATTCAACCTTTTGGTTCTATTATTGTTATAAACGAAAACAATCTTATAATCACCCATGTAGCAGAAAATATTAATGAATTTATAAACTTTAGTGTTGATGAACTTTTAGGTAAAAGAATTGAAACTTTACTACCTAACTGGATGAACTATTTTAAACTTTTAGATGAAAAATTAGACCATCCATATGTTTATCAAAAAATCAAAGATGAAAATATATATCTTAAAATTTCAAAAACAGATGACAACTTTATAGTAGATATCCAAAAAATTTCACAAAAAGCAAAAGAAAAAGTTTTAAATAGAGATATGAATGAACTTTATATTACCCCAGATTCAGAAGAAAGTTATAAAGACTATTTGCAAACATATATGCAAATGGTTTCAGAAACAATTAATTTTGATAGAATCATGCTATACCAATTTCAAGATGATTGGAGTGGAAAAGTTGTTGCAGAAAAAATTTTGTCAAACTCATATGGAAGTTATTTAGATCTTAGATTTCCAGCTTCAGATATACCAAAAATTGCAAGGGAGTTATATGTACTAAATCCCTCTAGAATAATAGCAGATACAAAAGCAAAAAATGTAGATATTATTGCTCTACCAAAAAATATTCCAGATCTTACATATTCTGATACAAGAAGTGTTTCACCTGTCCATATAGAATATTTGAAAAATATGGGAGTTGAATCTTCATTTTCAATACCTATAATAATTTCTAATAAACTTTGGGGACTTTTAGCATGTCACAATTTTAAAAAGAAACTTCTTGATCCTATTACTAAAAATGCAGCTATTGAAGAAACAAAGCTTTTTTCTTTAGGTATTCAAAACTATTTAGCAAAAGAGAAACTAAACTATATTGATTTAATTGAACATAAAGTAAATGATATTGCAGATTTAATTATCAACAAAGGTTTAATAGAAGATGAAATAATGAAAAATCAAAATAGATTTTTAAATTTAATTTCAAGTGATGGTTTCATTCTAGTTATAGATAACCATATAACAAGTTTTGGAAACTTACCTGATAATAATTCATTTATATATCTAGACAATACTTTTATGAGTAATACTGAAATAAGTTTAGTTAGTAATTCTATTTCAAATGAATTGTTTGAAGATAATCATTATTTAGGTCCAGCAGGAGTATTAGGAATAAAACTAAGAATTAATAACCATGATGTTAGATCTTATTGGTTTAGAAATGAATTTATCGAAGAATTACACTGGGCGGGGAATCCAAATAAACCTGTAATTGAAAATGCTGGAGCATTACAACTTTCACCTAGAAGATCTTTTGAAGAATTTATTGAGATAAAAAGAGGGTTTAGTAAAAAATTTACTACATTAGAAATTTCGGCAGGTTTAAAATTTGCTAATACTTTTTTTAGATATTTAGTTAAGGAAAAATAA
- a CDS encoding SDR family oxidoreductase — MEKRVETKAIVTGYSSGIGKAICETLETNGYKVFKLESRLEDSVHLELEVKTLLKTHDIDLLVNCAGVGVFKPHEEISIHKIKELIDVNLTAPILLANLCLRSLKKTKGHIINIASVEATRHSKFSALYTATKSGLRDFGLALFEELRKADVKVTTINPDLTKTNFFDEFNFEPSENKEAHLLAEDIAKSVLKIIEFDGVVTDITIRPQRLEIKKK, encoded by the coding sequence ATGGAGAAGAGAGTGGAAACAAAAGCAATAGTTACAGGCTATTCTTCAGGAATTGGTAAAGCAATTTGTGAAACCTTAGAGACTAATGGATATAAAGTTTTTAAATTAGAATCAAGACTTGAAGATAGTGTTCACTTAGAATTAGAAGTTAAGACTTTATTAAAGACTCATGATATAGATTTACTTGTAAATTGTGCAGGAGTAGGGGTTTTTAAGCCCCATGAAGAAATATCAATTCATAAAATAAAAGAGTTAATAGATGTTAATTTAACTGCACCTATACTTCTTGCGAATCTTTGTCTTAGAAGTCTTAAAAAAACAAAAGGTCATATTATAAATATAGCTTCAGTTGAAGCAACAAGACACTCAAAGTTTTCAGCACTTTATACAGCTACAAAGTCAGGTTTAAGAGATTTTGGTTTAGCTTTATTTGAAGAGTTGCGAAAAGCTGATGTAAAAGTTACCACAATAAATCCAGATCTTACAAAAACAAATTTTTTTGATGAGTTTAATTTTGAACCAAGTGAAAATAAAGAAGCACATCTCTTAGCAGAAGATATTGCTAAATCAGTATTAAAAATTATAGAGTTTGATGGTGTGGTTACTGATATTACTATTAGACCACAACGTTTAGAGATAAAGAAGAAGTAA
- a CDS encoding SdiA-regulated domain-containing protein yields the protein MIEQSRVLLSSKKILLGILIIMSVQNLFAKEKVIAKIPEASGISYSTKSNSLFVVNDEGSLYELSKKGKILREKKIGKYDFEGIVVDDKNNVLLLAIEGKENILILSKDDFKKINEISVKRTYEGVKVLKKGSDGIEGIALKNNKIYLSNQSNKLYPKNDSSVIVIINYDLKKKKQKIENIINHGLTDISGLTFIGDILYMISDNNNFIVSYDINKKKILKKDKLPKKFAQEGIAFDKKGNLYIADDKGQILKIKKYLEE from the coding sequence ACAAAGTAGAGTCCTACTTTCAAGTAAAAAAATTTTATTAGGAATATTAATTATAATGTCAGTACAAAATCTATTTGCAAAAGAAAAAGTCATAGCAAAAATACCTGAAGCCTCTGGAATAAGTTATTCAACAAAATCAAACTCACTTTTTGTAGTTAATGACGAAGGTTCCTTATATGAATTATCTAAAAAAGGTAAAATTTTAAGAGAAAAGAAAATAGGAAAATATGATTTTGAAGGAATAGTAGTTGATGATAAAAATAATGTTCTTTTATTAGCAATTGAAGGAAAAGAAAATATTTTAATTCTCTCAAAAGATGATTTTAAAAAAATAAATGAAATATCAGTAAAAAGAACCTATGAAGGTGTTAAAGTATTAAAAAAGGGTTCTGATGGAATTGAAGGAATTGCATTAAAAAATAATAAAATTTATCTTTCTAATCAATCAAATAAGCTTTATCCTAAAAATGATTCTTCTGTTATTGTAATAATAAATTATGATTTAAAGAAGAAAAAACAAAAAATAGAAAATATAATAAATCATGGACTTACAGATATCTCAGGACTTACTTTTATTGGTGATATATTATACATGATAAGCGATAATAACAACTTCATAGTTAGCTATGATATCAATAAAAAGAAAATACTAAAAAAAGATAAACTTCCTAAAAAATTTGCTCAAGAAGGAATTGCTTTTGATAAAAAAGGTAATCTTTATATCGCTGATGATAAGGGACAGATACTTAAAATTAAAAAATATTTAGAAGAATAA
- a CDS encoding threonine/serine exporter ThrE family protein, producing the protein MDEQQEIKLTYEEQTKITRAIIKAAVLMLEFGAESTLIETTAQRLGKALGVDSVEVSLIPSAIVLSTLSKNQTQSVTTTRRAHHKPINMSIVCDVQKMCHDVEKLKYNVDFVFKTIKEIQPNYYNRWLVVIMVGLSCASFAYLYGADWQAFLTTFVASSVAMFTRQELARKKFVMIITFGVTAFVATVIAGLSQIYHFSSTPNIALSSSVILLAPGFPFVNSVLDAVKGYLAMGWGRWMQAVLLTIATSIGIILAFALLNLEGW; encoded by the coding sequence ATGGACGAACAACAAGAAATAAAATTAACTTACGAAGAACAAACTAAAATTACAAGAGCAATAATCAAAGCAGCTGTTTTAATGTTAGAATTTGGAGCAGAAAGTACACTTATAGAAACAACTGCACAAAGGCTTGGAAAAGCTTTAGGTGTGGATTCAGTTGAAGTATCTTTAATTCCATCAGCCATTGTATTAAGTACGCTAAGTAAAAATCAAACTCAATCAGTAACAACTACAAGAAGAGCACACCACAAACCAATCAATATGTCTATTGTTTGTGATGTTCAAAAAATGTGTCATGATGTTGAAAAATTGAAATACAATGTAGATTTTGTATTTAAAACAATAAAAGAGATTCAACCAAATTACTATAACAGATGGTTAGTAGTAATCATGGTAGGGCTTTCTTGTGCTTCTTTTGCATATCTTTATGGAGCAGATTGGCAAGCTTTTTTAACTACTTTTGTAGCTTCATCAGTAGCAATGTTTACAAGACAAGAACTTGCAAGAAAAAAGTTTGTTATGATTATAACCTTTGGGGTAACAGCTTTTGTTGCAACAGTAATAGCAGGACTATCACAAATTTATCATTTTAGTTCCACACCAAATATTGCCCTATCTTCAAGTGTAATTTTACTTGCACCTGGTTTCCCTTTTGTAAATTCTGTTTTAGATGCAGTAAAAGGTTATTTAGCAATGGGTTGGGGTCGTTGGATGCAAGCTGTATTACTTACAATTGCTACAAGTATTGGTATTATTTTGGCTTTTGCATTATTAAATCTAGAAGGATGGTAA
- a CDS encoding threonine/serine exporter family protein, translating to MNELILQYLINAIFAAIPAIGFGMVFNVPKHTLVYCGIGGAITYTTRFILLDFDVSIELATFLASTVIGIVALYWSRKYIIPRPVYTIASIIPLLPGTYAFTAMINLIDMNAHGVTPELISMFIENSLKTITILGGIGFGLALPSLYYIRYNRPII from the coding sequence ATGAATGAATTAATTTTACAATACCTTATAAATGCCATCTTTGCAGCAATTCCTGCAATAGGATTTGGTATGGTTTTTAATGTACCAAAACACACTTTAGTTTATTGTGGTATTGGAGGAGCTATAACTTATACAACGAGATTTATTTTATTAGATTTTGATGTATCAATTGAACTTGCTACTTTTTTAGCTTCAACAGTCATTGGAATAGTTGCACTTTATTGGTCAAGAAAATATATAATTCCAAGACCTGTTTATACTATTGCTTCAATTATTCCACTACTTCCTGGAACATATGCATTTACAGCAATGATAAACTTAATAGATATGAATGCTCATGGAGTAACACCAGAACTTATTTCAATGTTTATTGAAAACTCTTTAAAAACAATTACAATTCTTGGTGGAATTGGATTTGGATTAGCATTGCCATCACTTTATTACATAAGATATAATAGACCTATTATATAA
- a CDS encoding DedA family protein — protein MLHEIVDFVVKIVGDLGYIGIFVMMFLESSFFPFPSEVVMIPAGYLAYKGEMNLAIAIFAGIAGSLAGAVFNYYLAMKFGRQFLSKYGKYVLVKEETLEKMENFFAKHGHISTFSGRLIPAVRQYISLPAGLAKMNLWKFSLYTSLGAGIWVLILALLGYFIGSNQDLIDEYLKTIIISILVALAVFILFYIRIKMKKGVIKKWRREWKQKQ, from the coding sequence ATGCTTCATGAAATAGTAGATTTTGTTGTAAAAATTGTTGGTGATTTAGGCTATATTGGAATTTTTGTGATGATGTTTTTAGAAAGTTCATTTTTTCCATTTCCTTCTGAAGTAGTTATGATTCCAGCTGGATATTTAGCTTACAAAGGTGAAATGAATTTGGCAATTGCGATTTTTGCAGGAATTGCAGGAAGCTTGGCTGGTGCAGTATTTAATTATTATTTAGCAATGAAGTTTGGAAGACAGTTTTTAAGTAAATATGGGAAATATGTATTAGTAAAAGAAGAGACTTTAGAAAAAATGGAAAACTTCTTTGCTAAACATGGACATATATCTACTTTCTCAGGAAGGCTTATCCCTGCTGTTAGACAATATATATCACTTCCTGCTGGTTTAGCTAAAATGAATCTTTGGAAATTTTCTTTGTATACTAGTTTAGGGGCTGGAATTTGGGTTTTAATTTTAGCACTTCTTGGATATTTTATAGGTTCAAATCAGGACTTAATTGATGAGTATTTAAAAACTATAATTATCTCAATATTAGTTGCCCTTGCTGTTTTTATTTTATTTTATATTAGAATTAAAATGAAAAAAGGTGTTATTAAAAAATGGAGAAGAGAGTGGAAACAAAAGCAATAG